AATCCGGCTGCCTGTGCGCTGGCCCTGCGCAACCTGGAGATTCTGGAGCAGGAACAATTGGTTGAACGCGCCGGGATTCTGGGCCGCAGGCTGGAAGGCGGGTTCGCCGGGCTGCTTGGGCATAAGCTGGTTGGCGATATCCGCAGCTTCGGGCTGGTCGTTGGGATTGAGCTGGTGGCGGATAAATCCACCAAACAGCCCGCTGAGCTAAGTGTGGTTAAGGGGATTATTGCCGACTGCAAAGCCAAGGGGCTGATCATCGGCAAGAACGGCGATACGGTAGCGGGCTTCAATAATGTGCTCACCTTCGCTCCACCGTTATCCTCGACGGATGAGGATGTGCAGTTCATCATCGATACCTTCACAGCTGTGCTGAACGGGAGCTGGGCAGAGTGAATTTCTCCGGGTACAGGAACTGGTAGGCGCGCAGGGCGACCTGAATGGAGATCCGGTTCTCCGGGAGCATGAAGTCCTCTCCGAGCAGCTCGGTGATTTTGTCCAGCCGGTAGTAGAGGGATTGCCGGACGATGAAGAGGCTGCGGGCGGCGATCTGCTTCGACCCGTCATGATCGAGGTAGACGCGCAGCGTCAGCAGCAGCTCGCTGCCTTTTGCCTCATCGTGGTCAATCAGCGGGCCGATATAGCTGCGGATGAAATTCTCCAGCGTCTTGCCGTCGTTCAGGCTCAGCAGCAGCTGGAAGACGCCTAACTCCTCATACATGAGGACCGGCTTCTGGTAACAGGAATAGAGGGACAGCGCTTGTACGGCTTCCTGGTAACCGGCATGAGCATGCTTCAGGCCCCGGTGGGACTTGCTGACTCCGATGACGAGCTGCAGGTCCTTCAGCTTCTCATCGGCGCGGATATGCTGCAGGGAATCAAGCGCCTGCTGCAGGCGCAGCTTGCCGGGCAGCTTAGACTGGATATCCAGCGCAATGACGGTCAGCCGGTTGTTCTTCAGGGTGATCAGCGGCCGGAGGGAGTACTTCTCGAAGATGGAGCGCAGGATGAGTGAGAGGTGGAAGGTGATGGATTCCCAGTCATTCTCCGAGCTGTTCCATTTGACATCCCGGGGATTCTCGATCTCGATCAGGCAGACCCGGTAGGGCAGCTCATTGACCAGGTTGAAGTCCGGGCCGACCAGTCCCTTGAGCCGGTTGTCGTCCTGAGTGCGTCCCCCTACCAGCTCATCCACCCACAGATTCTCCGAGAACAGCTTCCGTTCCTCCATGTACCGCGTGCGCAGCAGCTCCTGTGCGATGGATAAGGAGGCCGAATCGAGCAGCAGGCAGTCGAATTCCTGCGGCTTATGATTACAGACCATCAGGATATAGGCCCAGGTCTGGTCTAAGGCTCCAACGGGCTTTACGGCGATGGTCTTGTGGCCGTATTCCCGGATATAGGGGGCGGCCTCCGGGACTGCTCCCTCCATCTCTTCGCTGAAGGTCTCGAAGAAGTCCAGCAGCGGGCGCTGCTCCTCGGGCGCAAGGGCCGGGAAGAAGAGAGGTTTGCCTTGCAGCTGCATATAGAGAATCTGTGTGCGGGTGCTTTTACATAACAATTGCAGGACCTTTAGGGTTCCCTGGGAGGTTAGGGTCAGCCGGTGGAATTCGCGGGAAATACTCTCCAGCTCTTGCAGCATCCGGTGGTGGCGGTTGATGATGAGGGAATGCAGATCGAGTGTAATGTCGACGAACCGTACAGTGCGGGTGAATTGAATCAGCGGAAAATCATGCAGGTTCGAAAGAGCGATCATCTCCTGCGGAATGGCACTGAAGTAAGCTCCCAGCTCAATGCACAGGCAGGCGGCATTCTTATCAATCAGATTCTGCATGAAAGACAGGGCGGCGTCCAGATCTGTGCCTGCGCTCATTCCGGTGGTCAGAATCATCTCTTCCCCGTGAATCAGACTCTCCAGGCTTGCGCTCTCCAGCACATGCACCCAGCGGATGGCCCGGTTCAGGCCGTTTCTTCCCCCGATCAGCTCAGCTTCAGCGAACAGCGGCCGCTTCAGCGCGTCGCGGATCGTAAATACAAGTTCCCAGTCCATAAGCTTCCCCCTCATTCCCTTCGTTCTCAGGCCATTCTCACAGGTAAAAAAGTGACTTTTGAAATTAGACAATCTGTCTAATGTAACGAAAAAGCGGATTGACTATAGTTTGAATATAATATGTCAGAAAACTTAACTTAAATTGGAGTGTGATTAGCGCTTTTAT
The window above is part of the Paenibacillus sp. FSL H8-0048 genome. Proteins encoded here:
- a CDS encoding PucR family transcriptional regulator, which produces MDWELVFTIRDALKRPLFAEAELIGGRNGLNRAIRWVHVLESASLESLIHGEEMILTTGMSAGTDLDAALSFMQNLIDKNAACLCIELGAYFSAIPQEMIALSNLHDFPLIQFTRTVRFVDITLDLHSLIINRHHRMLQELESISREFHRLTLTSQGTLKVLQLLCKSTRTQILYMQLQGKPLFFPALAPEEQRPLLDFFETFSEEMEGAVPEAAPYIREYGHKTIAVKPVGALDQTWAYILMVCNHKPQEFDCLLLDSASLSIAQELLRTRYMEERKLFSENLWVDELVGGRTQDDNRLKGLVGPDFNLVNELPYRVCLIEIENPRDVKWNSSENDWESITFHLSLILRSIFEKYSLRPLITLKNNRLTVIALDIQSKLPGKLRLQQALDSLQHIRADEKLKDLQLVIGVSKSHRGLKHAHAGYQEAVQALSLYSCYQKPVLMYEELGVFQLLLSLNDGKTLENFIRSYIGPLIDHDEAKGSELLLTLRVYLDHDGSKQIAARSLFIVRQSLYYRLDKITELLGEDFMLPENRISIQVALRAYQFLYPEKFTLPSSRSAQL